GTGCGATCGATTCCGATGGTGCGACGGCTTCCCAGGGGAAGACGAACCAGTCCTTGGTCATCTCGCGATCAATTTCCCGCGCGCGATATTCGACGCGTTGCTGTGAACGGATATTGTCGAGCAGCGTCGCGAAACGGACATGGTCGCGAATGCCGCCCGCCTGCGCCAGCGCGGCACGCAGCTTGCCGATGGTGCTGCCGGTATCGTTGATGTCGTCGACAAAGAGCAGCCGCTCCCCCTTCGCCGTGCGATTGGCGAGCCGTACCAGCGGCGCATCGGCGAAATCGGTTTGTTTCGAACTGAGATCGACCGAGAGCATCGGCAGGCCCAGGGCATGGCTGAGATAGACTGCCGGAACCAGTCCGCCGCGGCCGACGCCGATCAGAAAGCTCGGCGTCCAGCCGTCGTCTGCCCGCAGCGCCTCCGCCAGCGCGACGACGTCGGTGAGAAACCTGTCATGCGGGATTGGTGTGAAGACCGGCATCACTGCGCCTCGCAATAGCTGTCGATCGCGGTGAGATGCCTGGCGATCTCCGCTTCGGACAGGAACGAACCCGTGAAGCTGTTGCGTGCCAGCGTCACCATATCTTCGCGCGTCAGCCCGCGGGCTTGCGCGACCGCCAGATAATTATCGACGACATAGCCGCCGAAATAGGCCGGGTCGTCCGAATTGATCGTGGCCTGGAGGCCCGCTTTCAGCATCCGGTCGACCGGGTGCGCGGCGATATCGTCGATCACGCAAAGCTTCAGATTGGACAGCGGGCAGACGGTGAGCGTCATGCCGGTTTCGACAAGACGCGTGGTCAGCCTGTCGTCTTCCAGCGCGCGGTTGCCGTGATCGAGCCGGTCGATGTGAAGCAGGTCGAGTGCTTCCCAAACATATTCGGGTGGCCCTTCCTCGCCTGCATGCGCGACCGCTTTCAGTCCCATGCCGCGTGCGGTCTCGAATATACGAGCGAATTTGCTTGGCGGATGGCCGACTTCGGAGGAATCGAGGCCGACGCCCGCGATCCGGTCGAGCCAGGGGTCGGCGGCCTTCAGCGTATCGAACGCCGCATCCTCGTCGAGGTGGCGCAGGAAGCAGAGGATGAGCTGCGATGTCAGCCCGTGCCTTGCCTCTGCTTTGGCCATTCCGGCGAGCAGCCCGTCGGCAACCACCTGAAAGGGAATGCCGCGATCGGTATGCGTCTGGGGATCGAAAAAGATTTCGGCATGGCGCACGCCGTCCGCCGCCGCGCGATCGAAATAGGCCGTGGCGAGGTCTCGGAAATCCTCTTCGGTTCGCAGCACGTCGGCGCCGGCATAATAGATGTCGAGAAAATCCTGCAGCCGGGTGAAGCTGTATGCCGCCCGGATTTCTTCGACGCTGCCGAAGGGGATCGCCACCTTGTTGCGCTCGGCGAGCGCGAACATCAGTTCGGGTTCTAGGCTTCCCTCGATATGCAGATGCAGTTCGGCCTTCGGCAGGCCGGTCACGAATTGGCGCGGATCGTTCATGGCGCCAGCATTGCGCGGGGGCGGGTGGCTGGCAAGCCGCTATCGCGTGCGGCTATTGCCAGCGGCCTCGCGCGACTGCCTCGGTGATTTCCTGCACGCGGATCGGCACCGGCTTGCGGCGGGGCAGGGCATGGCGCAGCGGCGCCAGCGCCATCGCCGCGAACATCGCCCAGAGCAATATCGCGCCGGCATCGCCGAGGTGCAGGGTATCGCCGAGCCAGAAAGCCAGAAACGCCGTTGCGGCAAGGATCGCGAAAATCAACACATAGCCGCGCACAGCAATGCCGCCGGCAAGGAAGTGGCGGTCCCAGCGTTTCCACAACAAGGTCAGATCGACCTTGTAGCGGCCCGAAATGCGCGAGAAGAGATCGACCGCGTCGGTCCCCGAAACTCCCAGATCCTCCGCGATTCGCGAATCGCGATGGATGCGCAACAGCGGAACGCCGCTTTGCTGCGCGATCAATTCGCGGATTTCGCGTTCCACGCTCATTCCCCCGGAATAGCGAAGAAAATTCGCGCCGCAACGCACAATTCGTTCCGCTCTTGTTCTTTAAGAACAAATGTCGTACATGATGCCACGGACATTGAACGCGTTACGGCATTCCTTTAGCGACGGGAGCGAATCCAATGGCGGCTTCTCTCAAGGTGATCGACGGCAAGATGGCAGCATCCGACAAGGCAGCAGGCGAACGGCAGAAGGCGCTCGACGCGGCGCTCTCGCAAATCGATCGCGCGTTCGGCAAGGGCAGCGCGATGAAACTCGGCTCGAAGGAGGCGATGCAGGTCGAGGCGATTTCGACCGGGTCGCTCGGGCTCGACATCGCGCTCGGCGTCGGCGGACTGCCGCGCGGCCGTGTGATCGAAATCTACGGCCCGGAAAGCTCGGGCAAGACGACGCTCGCGCTGCATGTGATCGCCGAGGCGCAGAAGACCGGCGGCACCGCCGCGTTCGTCGATGCCGAACATGCGCTCGATCCCGTCTATGCCCGCAAGCTGGGCGTCGATATCGATGAACTGATCGTGTCGCAGCCCGATACCGGGGAGCAGGCACTGGAAATCACCGATACGCTGGTGCGTTCGAACGCGATCGACGTGCTGGTCGTGGATTCGGTCGCCGCGCTGGTGCCGCGCGCCGAAATCGAAGGCGAAATGGGGGACAGCCATGTTGGCCTGCAGGCCCGGCTGATGTCGCAAAGCCTGCGCAAGTTGACCGGTTCGATCAGCCGCTCGCGCTGCATGGTGATTTTCATCAACCAGCTGCGGATGAAGATCGGCGTGATGTACGGTAACCCCGAAACCACGACGGGTGGCAACGCGCTCAAATTCTATGCCTCGGTGCGGCTCGACATTCGCCGTACCGGCCAGATCAAGGACCGTGACGACATCATCGGCAATTCGACGCGGGTAAAGGTGGTCAAGAACAAGGTCGCTCCGCCGTTCAAGCAAGTCGAATTCGACATCATGTATGGCGAAGGAGTGTCCAAGATCGGCGAAATTCTCGATCTCGGCGTCAAGGCGGGACTGGTCGAGAAATCGGGCGCCTGGTTCAGCTATGACAGTGTCCGCATCGGGCAGGGACGCGAGAACGCGAAGAAATATCTCAAGGAAAATCCCGATGTCTGCGACCGGCTCGAAAATGCGATCCGCGGGCGCACCGACGAAGTCGCCGAAGAAATGATGACCGGACCCGACGCCGAGGACTGAATCCTTCTACAATGGAAGCATCGGCCGCTACGCTCGCGCGCATGGGGCAGGCGGCCACGGGACACAGATCCCACAGGAAGACCCGGCGTCGCTCCCTTGCGCCGGGTCTTTCGGTGTCCGCGCAATATCGCATCCGATGCGATCATGCCCGGTTCGATGCGACCGCGGCCGGACTGTCGCGGGTTTGGCGGCCCCAGGAAGCCGATACAAAGCCCGGTCCGGCCGTTTTCGCTCGGAAACTCCGCGAAATTCCACTCGCCAGGCGTTAGAGTGCTGCGCAATTCCCGCATCAGGAGCGCAGGCGCATGATTACCGTCCACCATCTCGAAAATTCGCGATCGCAGCGTATCCTCTGGCTGCTGGAGGAACTGGCGATTCCCTATGAAGTCGTTCGCTATGCGCGCGACAAGAAGACGATGCTCGCACCGCCCTCGCTGAAGCGCGTGCATCCGCTTGGAAAGTCGCCGGTGATTACCGATTCGAGCAATTCGTCGCATTCTGGCCCGCGCGTGGTTCCCGAAACCGGTGCGATCATCGAATATCTGGTCGAGAAGGCCGACGGAAAACTCGGGCCGCCATCGCATCGCGAATCCGCGCTGCGCTACCGCCATTTCCTTCATTATGCCGAGGGATCGCTGATGCCGCCGTTGCTGGTGAAGCTCGCGCTCGGCATGGTGCCGCTGTTCGGCAAGATGGGGCAGAAGCGGATCCAGCCGATGATCGACGTCCATCTCGACTGGATCGAGACAGAGCTCGCCGAGCGTCCCTGGTTCGCGGGAGACGAATTCACTGCCTCCGACGTGATGATGAGCTTCCCGCTCGAAGCCGCCGTCGGTCGCGCCGGCGCGACGGAGGGACGCCCGCATATCGCGCAATGGCTCAAGACCATTCACGCGCGACCGGCCTATCAGGCCGCGCTCACCAAGGGCGGTCCCTATGCCTATGCCTGAGGCCTCCCGTGCCTGACGCATAGTCGCGTCGCGACCCGGCCGGGCTTGCGCTTGCGCGTCGCGGGCCTACACCGGTGCGCGCAGGATCGGGCGTGCAACGCCCGGCAAGGGGGAAGCGCATGAAGTTCTGGTTTCGGATTCCATTGTGGCAGCGCGTGATCGGCGCGCTCGTGCTGGGCGTCGCCGCCGGGCTGGCCTGGGGACCGGAAGCGGAATCGATAAAATGGATCGGCGACCTGTTCATCAAGGCGATCAAGATGCTGGTCGTGCCGCTGATCTTCTTCTCGCTCGTATCCGGCGTCGGTGCGATCGGTGACTTGCGAAAGCTCGGCAGTGTCGGCGGACGCGCGCTGCTGCTTTTCCTCGTCACCGGCCTGATCGCAGTATCGCTCGGCCTGGCGCTTGGCGCGCTGATCCAGCCCGGGGCAGGGCTCGACCTTGCCCGCGACGTCGCCGCGAGCACTCAGGACAGCGCACCGCCTTCGGTCACCGACATGATCCTCGCGATGGTACCGGACAATCCGGTGAGCGCGATGGCGAACGGCGAGGTGCTCCAGCTCATCGTCTTCTCGCTGCTCTTCGGCATCGGCATCGTCATGGCGGGGGAGGCCGGCGCACCGATCCAGCGCGCGGTCGATGCAGGCGCCACGATCATGCAGCATGTGACGATGATCGTGATGGAACTCACGCCCTTCGGCGTCTTCGCGCTGATCGCCTGGGTCGCGGGCACTTACGGGATCGACGCGTTGCTGCCGCTCGGCAAGCTGGTGCTCACCAACTATGCTGGCTGCCTCATTCTCATTCTGGTCGTCTACACGGTGATCGTGAAGGGCATCGCCAAGCTGCCCGTCGGCGACTTTTTCCGCGGCATCATCGATGCGCAGGCAGTCGCCTATTCGACCGCCTCGTCGAGCGCGACGCTCCCGGTGACGCTACGCTGCGCCCAGCGCAATCTGGGTGTGTCGCGCAGCGTTTCGGGCTTCGTAACGTCGCTCGGAGCTACCGTGAACATGGACGGCACGGCGATGTATCTCGGCCTTGCGACGATGTTCGGCGCACAGATTTTCGGCGTCGACCTCAGCTTCACCGATTATCTCCTCGTCGCGCTCACCGCGACGCTCGGCTCGGTCGGTGCCGCGGGCATCCCCGGCGCGGGGCTGATCATGATGACGCTCGTGTTCGGCACGGTCGGCGTGCCGATGGAAACGATCGCCTTCGTCGCCGGGATCGACCGGATCATGGATATGATGCGCACCGCAACCAATGTGACCGGCGACCTGACCGTCACCACTGCCGTCGCGCGGATGACCGGCGAAATCGACGTGGAGGAATATGAGTCCGCCGATGACATTTGATTTGCTTTCGCCGCGCTTTTCACGCCGTTCCCTGCTCGCCGCGGGCGCAATGGCACCGCTGCTCGCAACGCCTTTGACCCGGGCGTTGGCGCAGCAGGCGAGCGAATTGCCGAACCTCGCTGCGAACGCCGTCGAGATAGGCCCCGAGGAGCGTGCCGCCCGCATCGCGCGCGCGCAGGCGCTGATGCAGGCGAACGACATCGGATCGATCGTGATCGAGCCGGGCGGATCGATGGTCTATTTCAGCGGCGTGCGCTGGTGGCGTAGCGAGCGGCTGACGGCGCTGGTGATCCCGCAGGAAGGCCAGCCGTGCATCGTCACGCCCTTCTTCGAAGAGCCCTCGGTGCGCGAATCGCTGGGCATCCCGGCGGAAATCCGCGAGTGGCAGGAGGATCAGGATCCCACCGCTGTGGTCGCGGGCTTCCTGAAGGATCGCGGGATCGACCATCTTCCGGTCGGGATCGAGGAATCGGTCCGATATTTCGCGGTGGCCGGCCTGGGCAGGGCGCTCCCCGATGCAAAGCTTGTTCCCGGCAATGCGGTTGTGCGCGGATGCCGCATGATCAAGACGCCCGCCGAACTCGCGTTGATGCAGACCGCGACCGATATCACCATCGCCGCCTATCGCTGGACGTACCCGCAAGTCGAAGCGGGGATGACCCCGCGCGACATCGGTGCGCTGATGACCGTGGCGACGCGCGCGATGGGCGGCAGCGTCGAATTCAACCTGATCCTGCTCGGCGAGGCATCGGCCTATCCGCACGGCAGCGGCCAGCCGCAGATGGTGCGCGAAGGCGAAGTGGTGCTGATGGACTGCGGCTGCTCGGTCCACGATTATGAATCGGATGTCTCGCGCACTTTCGTCTACGGCGACGCGAGCGCCGAACAGCGCAAGGTGTGGGGCGAAGTCCATCGCGGTCAGCAGATCGCGTTCGAGGCGGCGCAGGTCGGCACGCCTGCTGGCCAAGTCGATGACGCGGTGCGCCGTTACTATGACGGCCTCGGCTACGGCCCCGGCTATGCGCTTCCCGGCCTGTCGCACCGCACCGGCCACGGCATCGGCCTCGAAGGCCATGAACCGGTCAATTTCGTGCGCGGCGAGCAGACGCCGCTCGCGCCGGGCATGTGCTTCTCCGACGAGCCGGGCATCTACATGCCGGGGAAGTTCGGAGTCCGGCTCGAAGACTGCATCCACGTCACCGAAGCCGGCCCGAAATGGTTCAGCGAACCGCCGGTGAGCATCGACGAACCGTTTCGATAAGGGCCCACCGGAGTGACCCAAAGCGGCAGCATCTTCATCGGCAGCGCCAACGGCGTGCCGCAGGCGCTCGAACTGAAGCGCGCCAATCGTCACGGGCTGATCGCCGGGGCGACTGGCACCGGCAAGACAGTGACGTTGCAGGGAATCGCGGAGGGCTTTTCGCTGGCCGGCGTGCCGGTGTTCGTGGCGGATGTGAAGGGCGACCTTTCGGGGCTCGCAATGGCCGGATCGCCGCTGCAGAAGAACCACGAGGTGTTCGCGAAGCGCGCCGCCGAAATCGGCTATGCCGACTGGTCGTATGACAATGTGCCGGTGCAGTTCTGGGATCTGTTCGGCGATCAGGGCCACCCGATCCGCACGACGATCAGCGAGATGGGGCCGTTGCTGCTTTCGCGGCTGATGGACCTGAACGACACGCAGGAAGGCGTACTGACGATTGCCTTCCACATCGCCGATCAGTCGGACCTGTTGTTGCTCGATCTCGACGATCTTCAGGCGATGCTGGTGCACATCGCCGAGAATGCCACCGATCTGACGACGCAATATGGCAATGTGTCGAAACAGTCGGTCGGTGCGATCCAGCGCAAGCTGCTGCAATTGCGCACGCAGGGCGGCGATCGTTTCTTCGGCGAGCCGGCGCTGGCGATGGGCGACCTGATCGGCACGGACGATGCCGGCAAGGGGCTGGTCAACATTCTCGCCGCCGACAAGCTGATGGCGAGCCCCAAGCTCTATGCGACCTTCCTGCTCTGGCTGCTCAGCCAGTTGTTCGAGCATCTGCCCGAGGTCGGCGATCCCGACAAGCCCGTGCTCGCCTTCTTCTTTGACGAGGCGCATCTGCTGTTCGACGAGGCGCCCGATGCCTTGCTCGACAAGGTTGAGCAGGTGGTCCGGCTGATCCGTTCCAAAGGCGTCGGCGTCTATTTCGTGACGCAAAGTCCGCTCGACATACCGGACAGCGTTTCGGCGCAGCTTGGCAATCGCATTCAGCACGCGCTGCGCGCCTATACCCCGCGCGAACAGAAGGCTGTGCGCGCTGCTGCGCAGACCTTTCGCCCCAATCCCGAGGTCGATGTCGAAAGCGTGATCACCGAGCTGAAGGTCGGTGCTGCGCTGGTATCGCTGCTGCAGCCCGATGGCGCGCCGTCGCCGGTGCAGCACACGTTGATAAAGCCGCCGCGCACGCGCGTTTCCCCGGTCACGGACGACGAACGGCGTGCGCTGATCGAAGCTGATGCGATCGGCGATCGATACGACGTCGCCATCGATCGCGAATCGGCGGCGGAATTGCTCAGGGCCAAGGCGGACGAGGCCGCCGCCGCCGCCGCAGAGGCCGAGGCGCGCGATGCCGCCGAGGCCGATCGGGCTCGGCGCGAAAAGGAATCCGCCCGTGCCGCCAAGGAAGCCGAGCGCGCGCGTGTCGCAAAGGAGCGCGCGGGGCGCGACAGTCCGTGGGGACGGGCCGCGGATTCGGCGATGCGCTCCACCCGCACCGCCGTGACCACCGATATCGCCAACAGCGTATCCAAGGCGATCCTCGGCACCACGCGGGGCACGAGCGCTGCTGCGGTGAAGGGGCTGGTCCGCGGCGTGCTTGGAGGGCTGTTCAAGGGGCGTTGAGGCAACACCCGGACAGCCGATCACACCCATCGAACCGTTTCGCTTGAGTGCCACGCGGACCGCGCTTACATCGCATCCCATGACGTCCACCAACGATATCCGCCGCTCGTTCCTCGACTATTTCGAGCGCGAGGGCCATGCCAGGGTGCCTTCGGCGCCGCTCGTTCCGCACAATGATCCCACGCTGATGTTCGTGAACGCCGGCATGGTGCCGTTCAAGAACGTGTTCACGGGGCTTGAGCATCGCGATTATTCGACTGCGACGAGCAGCCAGAAATGCGTCCGCGCGGGCGGCAAGCACAATGACCTCGACAATGTCGGCTATACCGCGCGGCATCACACCTTCTTTGAAATGCTCGGGAATTTCTCGTTCGGCGATTATTTCAAGGATCGCGCGATCGAGCTGAGCTGGGGGCTGGTGACGAAGGAATGGGGAATCGACCCCAAGCGCCTGCTGGTCACCGTCTTCCATGAGGACGAACAGGCGGTCGAGCTGTGGAAGAAGATTGCCGGGCTGTCCGACGATCGCATCATCCGCATCGCCACCAGCGACAATTTCTGGACGATGGGCGACGATGGCCCGTGCGGTCCGTGCTCGGAAATCTTCTACGATCATGGCGACCATATCCCCGGCGGCCCTCCGGGCAGCCCGGACGAGGACGGCGATCGCTTCATCGAGATCTGGAACCTCGTCTTCATGCAATATGTGCAGGCGGGCGGAAAGATTGTCGGCGACCTGCCGAAACAGTCGATCGACACCGGCATGGGGCTGGAGCGAATTTCGGCGCTGCTCCAGGGCAAGCACGACAATTACGATACCGACACCTTCCAGGCGCTGATCGACGAATCGGGCGTGCTTTCGGGCGCATCGACCGGTGGTGACAATCAGGCGAGCCATCGCATCATCGCCGACCATCTGCGCGCATCGGGCTTCCTCGTCGCCGATGGCGTGCTGCCCGCCAATGAGGGCCGCGGTTATGTGCTGCGCCGGATCATGCGCCGCGCGATGCGGCATGCGCATCTGCTGGGGTCCAAGGACCCGCTGATGCACCGCATGGTGCCCGCGCTCGTCTCCGAAATGGGGCAGGCGCATCCCGAGCTGATCCGCGCACAATCGCTGATCGAAGCGACCCTGCTTCAGGAGGAAACGCGGTTCCGCAAGACGCTCGCCAACGGCTTGCGGTTGCTCGACGAAGCGACGGCAGAGATGGGCGCGGGCGACACGCTGCCCGGCGCCACCGCGTTCAAGCTCTACGACACCTATGGCTTCCCCTACGACCTGACCGAGGACGCGCTGCGTGGCCAGTCGATCGCCGTCGATCGCGCCGGTTTCGATGCTGCGATGGCGGAGCAGAAGGCCGCCGCGCGTGCCGCGTGGAAGGGATCGGGCGCCAAGGCCTCGGATGACATCTGGTTCGATATTGCCGAGGAAGTCGGGTCGACCGAATTCACCGGTTATACCGCCACCGAAAGCGACGGGCAGGTGGTCGCGCTGGTCAAGGACGGCGCGCGCGTCGAAAAGGCCGAGGCAGGCGACGATGTCGTCATCCTGACCAACCAGACGCCCTTTTACGGTGAAAGCGGCGGCCAGATGGGTGACGCCGGTTTAATAAGCGATGACAAGGGCTTGCACGCCGTTGTTGCCGATACGTCGAAACCGCTGGGGCGGCTCCATGCGCATCAGGCTAAGGTCGAGAGCGGGGCGATCGCGGTCGGCGATACCGTCCATCTCGCCATCGATGTGGAGCGCCGCGACGCGATCCGCGCCAATCACTCGGCGACGCACCTTGTCCATGCCGCGCTGCGCAACACGCTCGGCGATCATGTGACGCAGAAGGGCAGTCTCGTCGCGCCCGATCGCTTCCGCTTCGACTTTTCGCATCCCTCGGCGCTGACGCCCGAGGAAATCGCGCGGGTCGAAGCCGATGTGAACGCGCAGATCCGCCATAACGAGCCGGTCGTGACGCGGCTGATGACCCCCGATGACGCAATCGCTGCAGGCGCGATGGCGCTGTTCGGCGAGAAATATGGCGACGAGGTGCGCGTGCTTTCGATGGGCCGCAGCGCGCAGGCCAATTATTCGGTCGAACTGTGCGGCGGTACGCATGTCAACGCGCTGGGCGATATCGCGATATTCAAGATCGTGTCGGAAAGCGCGGTTTCGAGCGGCGTGCGCCGGATCGAGGCGCTGACCGGCGAAGCGGCGCGCCAGTGGCTCATCCAGCGCGACGAGAAGCTGCGCGAAGCCGCTTCGGTGCTCAAGGCCGCGCCCGACGAAGTACCCGCGCGACTTTCCGCGCTGGTCGAGGAGCGCAAGCGGCTCGAACGCGAGCTGGCCGAAGCGAAGAAGGCGCTTGCGCTCGGCGGCGGGGGCGGCGGCGCGCCTGCCGGTCCCGAACAGGTCGCCGGCGTTAATTTCATCGGCCAGGTGCTCGACGGACTCGAACCCAAGGCACTGCGCGGCGCGATCGACGAAGCCAAGGCGCGCGTCGAATCGGGCGTGGTCGCGCTGGTCGCGGTCAATTACGGGCGCGCCTCGGTCGCGGTCGGCGTGACCGACGATCTCACCGGCACGCACAGCGCGGTCGATCTGGTCAAGGCAGCGGTCGAAGCGCTCGGCGGCAAGGGTGGCGGCGGGCGCCCCGACATGGCGCAGGGCGGTGGACCCGACGGCGACAAGGGCGCCGATGCCCTCGCCGCCGTGAAAGGCGCGCTGGAGGCGGCGAAAGAGGCGGCCTGATCACCGGTGATTGCGGAAATGCGAGAGGCCCGGGCGCGGAAACGTGTCGGGCCTTTTGCGTGCGTGTTCCCATGATGTTCCGTTTGCGCTAAGCCGACGTCATGGCACCGCCCGCTGTGCGCAAGATCATTCATATCGACATGGACGCGTTCTTCGCGTCGGTCGAACAGCGCGACGCGCCCGAATTGCGCGGCAAACCCGTCGCGGTGGGGCATGGCGCGGCGCGCGGCGTGGTCGCGGCGGCGAGTTACGAGGCGCGCGAATATGGCGTGCGCTCGGCGATGCCCTCGGTCACCGCGATCCGGCGCTGCCCCGACCTGATTTTCGTGCGGCCGCGCTTCGATGTCTATCGCGCGGTGTCGCAGCAGATCCATGCGATCTTCGCTGAATATACCGACCTGATCCAGCCGCTCTCGCTCGACGAGGCCTATCTCGACGTCACTGCCAATCGGAAGGGGCTGGCGACTGCCTGGGCGACGGCGAAGGATATCCGCAGGCGTATATGGGAGGAGACGGGGCTCACTGCCTCGGCGGGGATTTCGTACAACAAGTTTCTCGCCAAGCTCGCTTCGGATCACCGCAAGCCCAACGGGCAATTCGCGGTGACGCCGGACATGGGCGCCGAGTGGGTAACGACGCTGCCGGTCAAGCGTTTCCACGGCGTCGGGCCGGTGACGGCGGCGAAGATGAACCGGCTGGGGATCGAAACCGGCGCCGATCTGCGTGACAAGTCGCTGGCGTTTCTGCATCAGCATTTCGGCAGTGCGGCCGAATGGTATCACGCGATCGCGCGCGGCGAGGACGATCGCCCGGTCAATCCGCATCGGACACGCAAATCCTCGGGCAGCGAGACGACCTTCCGCAGCGACTTGACCGACGTCGCCGAGATCGAAGCGGGGGTGCTGGGGCAGGCGGACAGCGTGTGGCGCTGGTGCGAAACGGCGCAGCGTTTCGGGCGTACCGTCACGGTGAAAGTGAAGTTCGCCGATTTCCGTCAGATCACCCGCAGCCGCAGCCAGTCGGCGCCGGTGCGCACGCAGGAGGCATTGCGCGAGGCGAGCCTGACGCTGATCCGCGGCGTGCTGCCGACGCAAAAGGGCATCCGACTGCTCGGCGTTACCGTGTCGAACTTCCCCAGCGAGGACGCCGAGGCGGAATTGCCGTTGCTCGGCGGCGCGGCATGACGCTATCGCCGAGGTGGGTTGGGGGGGGGAGCGCGAAGGTATTTTTCGGGCTTTTTGTGGGGCCTTGCCGAATAGCCGGCTTTGGCTGATAAGAGTCCATGACAGTTTCCGATGGACGCAAGCCGAAGCCGATCACGCGCATCCAGCAAAACCTGCTTGCAAAGGGCGAACGCCGCTTGCTCAACTGGCTTTGCAGCCGACTACCCGGCTGGGTGACGCCTGATATTCTGACCTCGCTGGGCCTTGTCGGTGCAGCCGCCATTTTCGTCGGCTATGCGGCAAGCGGGTTGGGCCAGGCATGGCTATGGCTGGCGATCGGCGGTTATGTCATTCAGTGGTTCGGCGACTCGCTGGACGGCAGTTTGGCGCGTTACCGCAAGATAGAGCGCCCTGCCTTCGGCTATTTTATCGACCATAGTTGTGACGGTATCACGACACTGCTGATTCTCGCCGGAATCGGGCTCAGCCCCTATGTGCGCCTCGATGTCGCGCTGGTGGCGCTCGCCGGCTATTTCCTGCTTTCGATCCACGCCTATCTCTCGGCGCATGTGATCGGCGAGTTCAAGCTCTCCTATCTCTCCGCGGGACCGACAGAATTGCGCTTCGTACTGATCGGCATGACGCTGGCCATGATGATCGTCGGACCCAATTCCGGGACATTGTTTCCGATGTCGGTATTTGACGTCATCGTCGGATCGATCGGGTCGCTCCTCATCTTCCTCTTCGTCATCCAGACCTATGTGACGATGCGTCGCATTCTGGCGCGCGGCGAAGCGTAACGCCGCTATTGCCGCGCGATGATCGCGGCCAGGTCGGCACCGCCCGGCAATGTTCCGAAGCTGCGCCCGCTTTCGCCGCCGATCCGCGTGGCGACGAAAGCGCCGCTTACGGCATGCGGGGCATGGCGGAGCAGCAGCGAGGCCTGGAGCAGCAGCGCCAGCCGCTCGGCGACGAAACGCGCTTCATGCTCGGCGGGGAGGCCCTTGGTTAGCCGGTCCTGCATCGCAGCAACTTCGGCATCGAAACGCGTGTCGGCCCCGCCTGCCGCCTCGAGTTCAGCGAACAGCGCCTGTGCGGCCGCCGGCTC
This genomic interval from Sphingosinithalassobacter tenebrarum contains the following:
- a CDS encoding helicase HerA-like domain-containing protein, which encodes MTQSGSIFIGSANGVPQALELKRANRHGLIAGATGTGKTVTLQGIAEGFSLAGVPVFVADVKGDLSGLAMAGSPLQKNHEVFAKRAAEIGYADWSYDNVPVQFWDLFGDQGHPIRTTISEMGPLLLSRLMDLNDTQEGVLTIAFHIADQSDLLLLDLDDLQAMLVHIAENATDLTTQYGNVSKQSVGAIQRKLLQLRTQGGDRFFGEPALAMGDLIGTDDAGKGLVNILAADKLMASPKLYATFLLWLLSQLFEHLPEVGDPDKPVLAFFFDEAHLLFDEAPDALLDKVEQVVRLIRSKGVGVYFVTQSPLDIPDSVSAQLGNRIQHALRAYTPREQKAVRAAAQTFRPNPEVDVESVITELKVGAALVSLLQPDGAPSPVQHTLIKPPRTRVSPVTDDERRALIEADAIGDRYDVAIDRESAAELLRAKADEAAAAAAEAEARDAAEADRARREKESARAAKEAERARVAKERAGRDSPWGRAADSAMRSTRTAVTTDIANSVSKAILGTTRGTSAAAVKGLVRGVLGGLFKGR
- the alaS gene encoding alanine--tRNA ligase; protein product: MTSTNDIRRSFLDYFEREGHARVPSAPLVPHNDPTLMFVNAGMVPFKNVFTGLEHRDYSTATSSQKCVRAGGKHNDLDNVGYTARHHTFFEMLGNFSFGDYFKDRAIELSWGLVTKEWGIDPKRLLVTVFHEDEQAVELWKKIAGLSDDRIIRIATSDNFWTMGDDGPCGPCSEIFYDHGDHIPGGPPGSPDEDGDRFIEIWNLVFMQYVQAGGKIVGDLPKQSIDTGMGLERISALLQGKHDNYDTDTFQALIDESGVLSGASTGGDNQASHRIIADHLRASGFLVADGVLPANEGRGYVLRRIMRRAMRHAHLLGSKDPLMHRMVPALVSEMGQAHPELIRAQSLIEATLLQEETRFRKTLANGLRLLDEATAEMGAGDTLPGATAFKLYDTYGFPYDLTEDALRGQSIAVDRAGFDAAMAEQKAAARAAWKGSGAKASDDIWFDIAEEVGSTEFTGYTATESDGQVVALVKDGARVEKAEAGDDVVILTNQTPFYGESGGQMGDAGLISDDKGLHAVVADTSKPLGRLHAHQAKVESGAIAVGDTVHLAIDVERRDAIRANHSATHLVHAALRNTLGDHVTQKGSLVAPDRFRFDFSHPSALTPEEIARVEADVNAQIRHNEPVVTRLMTPDDAIAAGAMALFGEKYGDEVRVLSMGRSAQANYSVELCGGTHVNALGDIAIFKIVSESAVSSGVRRIEALTGEAARQWLIQRDEKLREAASVLKAAPDEVPARLSALVEERKRLERELAEAKKALALGGGGGGAPAGPEQVAGVNFIGQVLDGLEPKALRGAIDEAKARVESGVVALVAVNYGRASVAVGVTDDLTGTHSAVDLVKAAVEALGGKGGGGRPDMAQGGGPDGDKGADALAAVKGALEAAKEAA
- the dinB gene encoding DNA polymerase IV — encoded protein: MAPPAVRKIIHIDMDAFFASVEQRDAPELRGKPVAVGHGAARGVVAAASYEAREYGVRSAMPSVTAIRRCPDLIFVRPRFDVYRAVSQQIHAIFAEYTDLIQPLSLDEAYLDVTANRKGLATAWATAKDIRRRIWEETGLTASAGISYNKFLAKLASDHRKPNGQFAVTPDMGAEWVTTLPVKRFHGVGPVTAAKMNRLGIETGADLRDKSLAFLHQHFGSAAEWYHAIARGEDDRPVNPHRTRKSSGSETTFRSDLTDVAEIEAGVLGQADSVWRWCETAQRFGRTVTVKVKFADFRQITRSRSQSAPVRTQEALREASLTLIRGVLPTQKGIRLLGVTVSNFPSEDAEAELPLLGGAA
- a CDS encoding CDP-alcohol phosphatidyltransferase family protein; this encodes MTVSDGRKPKPITRIQQNLLAKGERRLLNWLCSRLPGWVTPDILTSLGLVGAAAIFVGYAASGLGQAWLWLAIGGYVIQWFGDSLDGSLARYRKIERPAFGYFIDHSCDGITTLLILAGIGLSPYVRLDVALVALAGYFLLSIHAYLSAHVIGEFKLSYLSAGPTELRFVLIGMTLAMMIVGPNSGTLFPMSVFDVIVGSIGSLLIFLFVIQTYVTMRRILARGEA